A window of the Streptomyces griseochromogenes genome harbors these coding sequences:
- a CDS encoding sensor histidine kinase, whose product MARGKLRIYLGAAPGVGKTYAMLSEAHRRMERGTDCVVAFVEHYDRPRTEVMLHGLEQVPRRRLEYRGSTFGEMDVDAVVRRAPAVALVDELAHTNIPGSRNAKRWQDVEELLAAGIDVVSTVNIQHLESLGDVVESITGVRQRETVPDEVVRRADQIELVDMSPQALRRRMAHGNIYKPDKVDAALSNYFRPGNLTALRELALLWVADRVDEYLTEYRSEHRVSKIWGSRERIVVGLTGGPEGRTLIRRAARLAEKGAGGEVMAVYIARSDGLTSASPKELAVQRTLVEDLGGTFHHVVGDDIPAALLDFARGVNATQIVLGSSRRKAWQYVFGPGVGATVARESGPDLDVHIVTHGEVAKGRGLPVARGARLGRARIIWGWLVGLAGPVILAVLLNTVDLGLANDMLLFLSVTVAAALLGGLLPALASAAFGSLLLNYYYTPPLHRLTIADPRNIVAIAIFVGVAVSVASVVDLAARRTHQAARLRAESEILSFLAGNVLRGETGLEELLERVRETFGMESAALLERAGDVSPWTCAGRAGFGPSLERPEDADVDVPVGDHMALALTGRVLPAEDRRVLAAFAAQAAVVLDRRRLQEEADQARALAEGNRIRTALLAAVSHDLRTPLAAIKAAVSSLRSDDVSWSEEDQAELLEGIEEGADRLDHLVGNLLDMSRLQTGTVTPIVREIDVDEVVPMALVGVPEDSVELDVPETLPMVAVDPGLLERSVANLVENAVKYSPPGQHVLVSASSLVDRVEVRIMDRGPGVPDDAKDRIFEPFQRYGDAPRGAGVGLGLAVARGFAEAMGGTLNAEDTPGGGLTMVLSLRAAGSPPEPLPLGEFSTEPERQAL is encoded by the coding sequence ATGGCACGCGGCAAGCTTCGGATATACCTCGGCGCGGCACCCGGCGTGGGCAAGACCTACGCCATGCTGTCCGAGGCGCACCGCCGTATGGAGCGGGGCACTGATTGCGTCGTGGCCTTCGTCGAGCACTACGACCGCCCGCGCACCGAGGTCATGCTGCACGGCCTGGAGCAGGTGCCGCGCCGGCGGCTGGAGTACCGGGGCAGCACCTTCGGCGAGATGGACGTCGACGCGGTGGTGCGCCGCGCCCCCGCCGTCGCCCTCGTGGACGAACTCGCCCACACCAACATCCCCGGCTCCCGCAACGCCAAGCGCTGGCAGGACGTGGAAGAGCTGCTCGCGGCCGGCATCGACGTCGTCTCCACCGTCAACATCCAGCATCTGGAGTCCCTCGGCGACGTGGTGGAGTCGATCACCGGGGTGCGGCAGCGGGAGACGGTGCCCGACGAGGTCGTGCGGCGGGCCGACCAGATCGAGCTGGTCGACATGTCGCCACAGGCGCTGCGCCGCCGGATGGCGCACGGCAACATCTACAAGCCGGACAAGGTCGACGCGGCCTTGTCCAACTACTTCCGGCCCGGCAATCTGACCGCGCTGCGCGAGCTGGCGCTGCTGTGGGTGGCCGACCGGGTCGACGAGTACCTGACCGAGTACCGCAGCGAACACCGGGTCTCGAAGATCTGGGGCTCGCGCGAGCGGATCGTCGTCGGCCTGACCGGCGGCCCCGAGGGCCGCACCCTGATACGACGTGCCGCCCGGCTGGCCGAGAAGGGCGCCGGCGGCGAGGTCATGGCCGTCTACATCGCCCGCAGCGACGGGCTGACCTCGGCCTCCCCGAAGGAGCTGGCCGTCCAGCGCACCCTCGTGGAGGACCTCGGCGGCACCTTCCACCACGTCGTCGGGGACGACATACCGGCCGCGCTGCTCGACTTCGCGCGCGGCGTCAACGCCACCCAGATCGTGCTCGGCTCCTCGCGCCGCAAGGCCTGGCAGTACGTCTTCGGACCCGGCGTCGGCGCCACGGTCGCCCGGGAGTCCGGACCCGACCTCGACGTCCACATCGTCACCCACGGCGAGGTCGCCAAGGGCCGCGGGCTGCCCGTCGCCCGGGGCGCGCGCCTCGGCAGGGCGCGGATCATCTGGGGCTGGCTGGTGGGACTGGCCGGCCCGGTGATCCTCGCGGTGCTCCTGAACACCGTCGACCTCGGCCTCGCCAACGACATGCTGCTGTTCCTGTCGGTCACGGTCGCGGCGGCCCTGCTCGGCGGCCTGCTGCCCGCCCTGGCCTCGGCGGCCTTCGGCTCCCTCCTGCTGAACTACTACTACACCCCGCCCCTGCACCGGCTGACGATCGCCGACCCGAGGAACATCGTCGCCATCGCGATCTTCGTCGGGGTCGCCGTGTCCGTCGCGTCGGTGGTGGACCTGGCCGCCCGCCGCACCCACCAGGCGGCCCGGCTGCGCGCCGAGTCCGAGATCCTCTCCTTCCTCGCCGGGAACGTGCTGCGCGGCGAGACCGGCCTGGAGGAGCTGCTGGAGCGGGTCCGGGAGACCTTCGGCATGGAGTCGGCGGCCCTGCTGGAGCGCGCCGGCGACGTGTCGCCCTGGACCTGTGCGGGCCGCGCCGGATTCGGGCCGTCCCTGGAGCGGCCCGAGGACGCCGACGTCGACGTGCCGGTCGGCGACCACATGGCGCTCGCGCTCACCGGCCGGGTGCTGCCCGCCGAGGACCGCCGGGTGCTCGCCGCCTTCGCCGCCCAGGCCGCCGTCGTCCTGGACCGCCGCCGCCTCCAGGAGGAGGCCGACCAGGCCCGTGCGCTCGCCGAGGGCAACCGCATCCGCACCGCCCTGCTCGCCGCCGTCAGCCACGACCTGCGCACCCCGCTGGCCGCCATCAAGGCCGCGGTCAGCTCCCTGCGCTCCGACGACGTGTCCTGGTCCGAGGAGGACCAGGCGGAGCTGCTGGAGGGCATCGAGGAGGGCGCCGACCGGCTCGACCACCTCGTGGGCAACCTGCTCGACATGTCCCGTCTGCAGACCGGCACGGTCACGCCGATCGTCCGCGAGATCGACGTGGACGAGGTGGTCCCGATGGCCCTGGTCGGCGTGCCCGAGGACAGCGTCGAGCTGGACGTGCCCGAGACGCTGCCCATGGTCGCGGTCGACCCCGGACTGCTGGAGCGGTCCGTGGCCAACCTGGTCGAGAACGCCGTCAAGTACAGCCCGCCCGGACAGCACGTCCTGGTGTCCGCCAGCTCCCTGGTCGACCGGGTCGAGGTACGCATCATGGACCGCGGCCCCGGAGTGCCGGACGACGCCAAGGACCGCATCTTCGAGCCCTTCCAGCGCTACGGTGACGCCCCTCGCGGCGCCGGTGTGGGCCTCGGCCTCGCGGTGGCCCGCGGCTTCGCCGAGGCGATGGGAGGCACCCTGAACGCCGAGGACACGCCGGGTGGCGGACTCACCATGGTGCTCAGCCTCCGCGCGGCAGGATCACCTCCCGAGCCCCTCCCCCTCGGGGAGTTCAGCACAGAACCAGAAAGGCAGGCCCTATGA